From the genome of Argentina anserina chromosome 4, drPotAnse1.1, whole genome shotgun sequence, one region includes:
- the LOC126790154 gene encoding probable sugar phosphate/phosphate translocator At3g17430 has translation MSGKMINRPLLLTYFYLLIYVLLSSGVILYNKWVLSPKYFNFPLPITLTMIHMGFSGLVAFFLVRVFKVVAPVKMTFEIYATCVIPISAFFASSLWFGNTAYLHISVAFIQMLKALMPVATFIMAVLCGTDKPRCDVFSNMLLVSVGVVVSSYGEIHFNVVGTLYQVTGIFAEALRLVLTQVLLQKKGLTLNPITSLYYIAPCSFVFLSVPWLLLEKPTMEVSQIQFNFWIFFSNALCALALNFSIFLVIGRTGAVTIRVAGVLKDWILIALSTVIFPESIITRLNIIGYAIALCGVVMYNYIKVKDVRATATQLPIDTIPERISKDWKMEKKSSDIYVPNNGGGLSSDMNVDEETPLTQSSRLSHVGRSSIGSHGA, from the exons ATGTCAGGCAAGATGATCAACAGACCGTTGCTGCTGACCTATTTTTACCTACTGATCTACGTTCTGCTTTCATCTGGAGTTATATTATACAACAAG TGGGTTCTGTCTCCGAAATACTTCAATTTCCCATTGCCTATAACACTTACGATGATTCATATGGGGTTTTCTGGACTGGTAGCATTTTTTCTTGTTCGTGTTTTCAAG GTTGTAGCTCCTGTCAAAATGACATTCGAAAT ATACGCAACATGTGTAATACCCATAAGTGCCTTCTTTGCTTCAAGTCTTTG GTTTGGAAACACTGCTTACTTGCATATCTCTGTGGCTTTCATCCAAATGCTCAAAGCTCTAA TGCCTGTGGCTACGTTTATCATGGCTGTTTTATGTGGCACTGATAAACCAAGGTGCGACGTGTTCTCAAACATGTTGCTGGTCAGTGTTGGAGTTGTCGTTTCCTCGTACGGGGAGATTCATTTTAACGTAGTTGGTACACTTTACCAGGTTACGGGCATCTTTGCGGAAGCCCTAAGGCTGGTCTTAACACAAGTCCTTCTGCAGAAGAAGGGTTTGACTTTAAATCCAATCACCAGCTTGTACTATATAGCTCCATGCAG TTTTGTATTCCTGTCTGTGCCTTGGTTATTACTTGAGAAGCCAACAATGGAAGTTTCACAAATTCAGTTCAACTTCTGGATCTTTTTCTCGAATGCTCTATGTGCTTTGGCTTTGAACTTCTCCATATTCTTAGTAATTGGTCGAACTGGAGCAGTTACCATCCGAGTTGCTGGTGTTTTAAAAGACTGGATTTTGATTGCCCTGTCAACTGTCATATTTCCAGAGTCTATCATAACCAGGCTGAACATAATTGGTTATGCAATAG CATTGTGTGGTGTTGTCATGTACAACTACATAAAGGTTAAGGATGTACGTGCAACTGCAACTCAGCTGCCTATTGACACTATTCCAGAGAGAATATCGAAG GATTGGAAGATGGAGAAAAAGTCTTCTGATATCTATGTGCCTAATAATGGAGGGGGTTTATCTTCTGATATGAATGTGGATGAAGAAACACCCCTAACTCAATCATCCAGGTTGTCTCATGTGGGACGCTCATCAATTGGCAGCCATGGTGCATGA